The Candidatus Eisenbacteria bacterium genome includes the window CTTTCACCTGGGAGGTTCAAGTGCGGCAGAAGATCTCTTGCTGGATGGTGCTGGTTCTCGTGGCGAGCGTGGTGCCAGTGTTCGCGAGCGAGGACCGCTGCACCGAGCCGGACATCCAGACGTGCATGAACCACATCGCAGCGAAGCGCACCCAAGGATGGCTGGGGCTCGACTTCGATCGCTCCGATCCGGGCAAGCTCAAGGTCGAAGCGGTCACCCCATACAGCCCCGCATCCAGGGCGGGATTCCGTCCCGGCGACGTTCTTCTCACGCTGAACGGCGCGAGCTTCCAGGACGACGCGGCACTGGCCAAGGCGAAGGGTGACTGGAAGCCTGGCCAGATCGTCGCCTTCATGGTTCAGCGAACTGGGTATCGAAAGCAGCTGCAGGTCACGCTCGGAAGGTACAACGACCATACGTTTGCCACCATGGTCGGCATGCACATGCTCGAGTACCACGTGACGCCTGCGACCGCTATTTCTGAAGCTCCTCCCATCGAGCCCACGGCGACCACGCGATAGGCACCAGCGAGAGCAACGCAAGAGGCCGGCGTCGATGTGGCGCCGGCCTCGAGCTACTTCTTGGCAGTGAGCGCGCTAGTCCTCGCCGATGATCCAGC containing:
- a CDS encoding PDZ domain-containing protein — protein: MRQKISCWMVLVLVASVVPVFASEDRCTEPDIQTCMNHIAAKRTQGWLGLDFDRSDPGKLKVEAVTPYSPASRAGFRPGDVLLTLNGASFQDDAALAKAKGDWKPGQIVAFMVQRTGYRKQLQVTLGRYNDHTFATMVGMHMLEYHVTPATAISEAPPIEPTATTR